In Vicia villosa cultivar HV-30 ecotype Madison, WI unplaced genomic scaffold, Vvil1.0 ctg.000030F_1_1, whole genome shotgun sequence, the following proteins share a genomic window:
- the LOC131622493 gene encoding uncharacterized protein LOC131622493 yields the protein MAEIRAQIGTTMGQFLEAIQIVTCGQGELRQPVQRPDVTVDPSGVHQKVVNPTSEVPLNQNVRNTMRVPVNEAPHRENLSVSSYDTFKFPMDEDEGKLRLLDKRLKAVEDRDCFGLDAASLCLDSLSGASLEWYTQLERTNIRTWKDLAKAFFKHYKHNSDMVPTRIKLQSLTQKVDESFREYAQRWRELAARIQPPLLERELIDMFMDTLQDPYLNQMVGCAASEFSTLDGEETSTISEVEEKDHAYSPVQIPCYQMTEIIPDQDAPQICAATISQPPVQFVQQEPVLYNQSVKYAQQQQQRYKQNRRPQGGQNLRRPRRVHEPIPMPHSQLLSHLLQNSLVELKPLGPPPFLYPEGYDPNAYCEFHSGAPGHSIEDCNVFKGTVQNLIDSKAICFTPNGLRIN from the exons ATGGCAGAGATTAGGGCTCAGATAGGGACTACTATGGGTCaatttttggaagctatccaAATCGTTACCTGTGGACAAGGAGAGTTAAGGCAGCCTGTTCAGAGGCCAGATGTTACTGTTGATCCAAGTGGCGTTCATCAAAAAGTCGTCAATCCTACCTCAGAGGTCCCTTTGAATCAGAATGTTAGAAACACTATGCGAGTTCCCGTCAACGAGGCTCCGCACCGTGAGAATCTTTCTGTTTCGTCATATGATACCTTTAAGTTTCCAATGGATGAAGATGAGGGTAAGCTTCGTCTTTTGGATAAGAGATTGAAAGCTGTTGAGGATCGTGATTGCTTTGGTTTGGATGCTGCTAGTTTATGCctg GATAGTCTTAGTGGGGCATCTCTTGAATGGTATACCCAGCTTGAAAGGACCAACATCCGAACTTGGAAAGATCTAGCCAAGGCCTTTTTCAAGCATTACAAACATAACAGTGATATGGTTCCTACCAGAATTAAACTTCAgagtttgactcagaaggttgacGAATCCTTTAGAGAGTATGCACAGAGATGGAGGGAGCTAGCTGCCAGAATTCAACCTCCCCTTTTGGAACGAGAACTTATAGACATGTTCATGGACACTTTACAAGATCCCTATCTGAATCAGATGGTTGGATGTGCCGCTTCTGAATTCTCAACTTTG GATGGTGAAGAAACAAGTACAATTTCAGAAGTTGAAGAGAAAGATCATGCTTATTCTCCCGTTCAGATCCCTTGCTATCAGATGACAGAAATTATCCCTGATCAGGATGCTCCGCAAATCTGTGCTGCAACTATTAGCCAGCCACCAGTTCAATTTGTGCAACAAGAGCCTGTTCTATATAATCAATCAGTTAAGTATGCTCAGCAACAACAGCAAAGATATAAACAAAATCGTCGACCACAAGGTGGGCAGAATCTGAGAAGGCCAAGAAGGGTACATGAACCAATCCCAATGCCTCATAGTCAGTTGCTCTCTCATTTACTTCAAAATTCTTTAGTGGAATTAAAACCGCTGGGGCCTCCTCCTTTTCTTTATCCTGAAGGATATGATCCCAACGCCTACTGTGAGTTCCATTCCGGGGCACCCGGCCATTCGATTGAAGATTGCAATGTATTCAAAGGCACAGttcaaaacctcattgattccaagGCAATATGCTTCACGCCAAACGGTCTGCGCATAAATTGA